One Mangifera indica cultivar Alphonso chromosome 4, CATAS_Mindica_2.1, whole genome shotgun sequence genomic region harbors:
- the LOC123212865 gene encoding protein DETOXIFICATION 45, chloroplastic-like isoform X2 yields MQCKAYYDKAVELHIFASRKQVAKHKTNSRIEFQFSSVFHILNKPITWHPRNSTCIFWTMTITQLNGGRLSSGMRTRNRQQNPIAKSIKSRFLLQQGGVRDSSVAFCRNWPLSLEHRSRVPILVTCGRKCSIPAAYDQLNSDLGVDSADVEERFNLEDDTGFNSLSEKYPKLGRIPIGDYLDSKSEVDKSHFVDVKLELTMLTLPAIAGQALDPLAQLMETAYIGRLGSVELASAGVSISIFNIISKLFNFPLLSVATSFVAEEVTSNALKDPTSGGSGNRIPFTEISERKQLASVSTALLLAVGIGIFEALALFLGSGPFLNLIGVPSASEMFAPAQRFLKLRALGAPAVVVSLALNGIFRGFKDSKTPFICLGIGNLLAVFLFPILINYCQMGITGAAISTVVSQYIVAAAMIWYLNKKVVLLPPKIGDLKFGGYIKSGGFLIGRTLAVLLTMTLGTSMAARQGSDAMAAHQICMQVWLAVSLLTDALATSGQALIASYISKGDFETVREVTNFVLKIGVVTGVSLAAILGLSFGSLATLFTKDPKVLGIVRTGILFISATQPITALAFIFDGLHYGVSDFPYAACSMMLVGAISSAFLLYAPQLLGLPGVWSGLALFMALRMTAGFFRLLSRTGPWWFLHTDLEKAKLV; encoded by the exons ATGCAGTGCAAAGCCTATTACGATAAAGCTGTAGAACTGCATATATTCGCGAGTAGAAAACAAGTagcaaaacacaaaacaaactCCAGAATTGAGTTTCAGTTCAGTTCGGTTTTTCATATATTGAACAAGCCAATTACTTGGCATCCACGTAACAg TACTTGTATTTTTTGGACAATGACGATTACACAACTTAACGGTGGTAGACTTTCTAGTGGAATGAGAACTAGAAATAGACAGCAGAATCCAATAGccaaatcaattaaatcaagGTTTCTATTGCAACAAGGTGGAGTTCGTGATTCTAGTGTAGCATTTTGTAGGAATTGGCCCCTGTCCTTGGAGCATAGAAGTCGTGTGCCAATCTTGGTTACTTGTGGTAGAAAATGCAGTATTCCTGCGGCTTATGATCAGTTGAATTCTGATTTGGGTGTGGATTCTGCTGATGTGGAGGAGAGGTTTAATTTGGAAGATGATACTGGTTTCAACAGTTTGTCTGAAAAATACCC AAAGTTGGGAAGGATACCTATCGGTGATTATCTAGATTCCAAAAGTGAGGTTGACAAATCACATTTTGTGGATGTCAAGCTTGAGCTTACCATGCTTACTTTGCCTGCAATTGCTGGACAGGCTCTTGATCCCTTAGCACAGTTGATGGAGACTGCTTATATTGGTAGATTAG GTTCTGTTGAGTTGGCTTCTGCAGGTGTTTCTATAtcgatttttaatattatctcgAAGTTATTTAACTTTCCTCTCCTCAGTGTTGCTACTTCTTTTGTTGCTGAGGAAGTTACAAGTAATGCACTTAAGGATCCAACATCAG GAGGCAGTGGTAATAGAATACCTTTTACTGAGATAAGTGAAAGAAAGCAGCTGGCCTCAGTGTCAACGGCTTTACTGTTAGCAGTTGGGATTGGCATCTTTGAGGCCTTAGCACTATTTTTGGGTTCTGGACCGTTTCTAAACTTGATAGGTGTACCATCA GCATCTGAGATGTTTGCTCCAGCACAAAGATTTCTTAAGCTCAGAGCCCTTGGAGCTCCAGCAGTAGTGGTTTCCTTGGCTCTTAATGGCATCTTTCGTGGATTTAAAGATTCAAAGACTCCTTTTATATGTCTGG GTATTGGTAACTTGTTAGCAGTATTCTTGTTTCCCATACTGATAAATTACTGTCAGATGGGTATAACTGGAGCAGCGATATCGACTGTGGTGTCTCA GTATATTGTTGCTGCAGCAATGATCTGGTATTTGAACAAGAAAGTTGTGTTACTGCCTCCAAAGATTGGAGATCTAAAATTTGGTGGCTATATAAAATCTG GTGGCTTTCTTATAGGAAGAACTCTTGCTGTTCTGTTAACAATGACGCTGGGGACGTCAATGGCTGCTCGTCAAGGTTCAGATGCAATGGCTGCACATCAGATATGTATGCAAGTCTGGTTGGCTGTATCTCTTCTAACTGATGCACTAGCTACATCTGGTCAg GCCCTGATTGCAAGTTACATATCTAAAGGTGACTTCGAGACTGTCAGAGAGGTTACCAATTTCGTGTTGAAG ATAGGAGTAGTCACAGGTGTTTCCTTGGCTGCAATTTTGGGGCTATCTTTTGGATCATTGGCCACACTGTTCACCAAAGATCCTAAAGTTTTAGGAATTGTTAGAACTGGAATATTG TTTATCAGTGCCACTCAACCTATTACTGCGCTAGCTTTTATTTTTGATGGTCTCCATTATGGTGTTTCTGACTTTCCATATGCTGCTTGCTCTATG ATGTTGGTTGGGGCAATTTCTTCTGCATTTTTGCTATATGCTCCTCAACTTCTTGGTCTTCCTGGGGTTTGGTCAGGCTTGGCACTCTTTATGGCCTTGCGCATGACAGCAGGATTTTTCAG GTTACTTTCAAGAACTGGTCCATGGTGGTTCCTTCACACTGACTTGGAGAAAGCCAAG CTGGTCTGA
- the LOC123212865 gene encoding protein DETOXIFICATION 45, chloroplastic-like isoform X1, protein MQCKAYYDKAVELHIFASRKQVAKHKTNSRIEFQFSSVFHILNKPITWHPRNSTCIFWTMTITQLNGGRLSSGMRTRNRQQNPIAKSIKSRFLLQQGGVRDSSVAFCRNWPLSLEHRSRVPILVTCGRKCSIPAAYDQLNSDLGVDSADVEERFNLEDDTGFNSLSEKYPKLGRIPIGDYLDSKSEVDKSHFVDVKLELTMLTLPAIAGQALDPLAQLMETAYIGRLGSVELASAGVSISIFNIISKLFNFPLLSVATSFVAEEVTSNALKDPTSGGSGNRIPFTEISERKQLASVSTALLLAVGIGIFEALALFLGSGPFLNLIGVPSASEMFAPAQRFLKLRALGAPAVVVSLALNGIFRGFKDSKTPFICLGIGNLLAVFLFPILINYCQMGITGAAISTVVSQYIVAAAMIWYLNKKVVLLPPKIGDLKFGGYIKSGGFLIGRTLAVLLTMTLGTSMAARQGSDAMAAHQICMQVWLAVSLLTDALATSGQALIASYISKGDFETVREVTNFVLKIGVVTGVSLAAILGLSFGSLATLFTKDPKVLGIVRTGILFISATQPITALAFIFDGLHYGVSDFPYAACSMMLVGAISSAFLLYAPQLLGLPGVWSGLALFMALRMTAGFFRLLSRTGPWWFLHTDLEKAKYC, encoded by the exons ATGCAGTGCAAAGCCTATTACGATAAAGCTGTAGAACTGCATATATTCGCGAGTAGAAAACAAGTagcaaaacacaaaacaaactCCAGAATTGAGTTTCAGTTCAGTTCGGTTTTTCATATATTGAACAAGCCAATTACTTGGCATCCACGTAACAg TACTTGTATTTTTTGGACAATGACGATTACACAACTTAACGGTGGTAGACTTTCTAGTGGAATGAGAACTAGAAATAGACAGCAGAATCCAATAGccaaatcaattaaatcaagGTTTCTATTGCAACAAGGTGGAGTTCGTGATTCTAGTGTAGCATTTTGTAGGAATTGGCCCCTGTCCTTGGAGCATAGAAGTCGTGTGCCAATCTTGGTTACTTGTGGTAGAAAATGCAGTATTCCTGCGGCTTATGATCAGTTGAATTCTGATTTGGGTGTGGATTCTGCTGATGTGGAGGAGAGGTTTAATTTGGAAGATGATACTGGTTTCAACAGTTTGTCTGAAAAATACCC AAAGTTGGGAAGGATACCTATCGGTGATTATCTAGATTCCAAAAGTGAGGTTGACAAATCACATTTTGTGGATGTCAAGCTTGAGCTTACCATGCTTACTTTGCCTGCAATTGCTGGACAGGCTCTTGATCCCTTAGCACAGTTGATGGAGACTGCTTATATTGGTAGATTAG GTTCTGTTGAGTTGGCTTCTGCAGGTGTTTCTATAtcgatttttaatattatctcgAAGTTATTTAACTTTCCTCTCCTCAGTGTTGCTACTTCTTTTGTTGCTGAGGAAGTTACAAGTAATGCACTTAAGGATCCAACATCAG GAGGCAGTGGTAATAGAATACCTTTTACTGAGATAAGTGAAAGAAAGCAGCTGGCCTCAGTGTCAACGGCTTTACTGTTAGCAGTTGGGATTGGCATCTTTGAGGCCTTAGCACTATTTTTGGGTTCTGGACCGTTTCTAAACTTGATAGGTGTACCATCA GCATCTGAGATGTTTGCTCCAGCACAAAGATTTCTTAAGCTCAGAGCCCTTGGAGCTCCAGCAGTAGTGGTTTCCTTGGCTCTTAATGGCATCTTTCGTGGATTTAAAGATTCAAAGACTCCTTTTATATGTCTGG GTATTGGTAACTTGTTAGCAGTATTCTTGTTTCCCATACTGATAAATTACTGTCAGATGGGTATAACTGGAGCAGCGATATCGACTGTGGTGTCTCA GTATATTGTTGCTGCAGCAATGATCTGGTATTTGAACAAGAAAGTTGTGTTACTGCCTCCAAAGATTGGAGATCTAAAATTTGGTGGCTATATAAAATCTG GTGGCTTTCTTATAGGAAGAACTCTTGCTGTTCTGTTAACAATGACGCTGGGGACGTCAATGGCTGCTCGTCAAGGTTCAGATGCAATGGCTGCACATCAGATATGTATGCAAGTCTGGTTGGCTGTATCTCTTCTAACTGATGCACTAGCTACATCTGGTCAg GCCCTGATTGCAAGTTACATATCTAAAGGTGACTTCGAGACTGTCAGAGAGGTTACCAATTTCGTGTTGAAG ATAGGAGTAGTCACAGGTGTTTCCTTGGCTGCAATTTTGGGGCTATCTTTTGGATCATTGGCCACACTGTTCACCAAAGATCCTAAAGTTTTAGGAATTGTTAGAACTGGAATATTG TTTATCAGTGCCACTCAACCTATTACTGCGCTAGCTTTTATTTTTGATGGTCTCCATTATGGTGTTTCTGACTTTCCATATGCTGCTTGCTCTATG ATGTTGGTTGGGGCAATTTCTTCTGCATTTTTGCTATATGCTCCTCAACTTCTTGGTCTTCCTGGGGTTTGGTCAGGCTTGGCACTCTTTATGGCCTTGCGCATGACAGCAGGATTTTTCAG GTTACTTTCAAGAACTGGTCCATGGTGGTTCCTTCACACTGACTTGGAGAAAGCCAAG TACTGCTGA
- the LOC123212865 gene encoding protein DETOXIFICATION 45, chloroplastic-like isoform X3 produces the protein MTITQLNGGRLSSGMRTRNRQQNPIAKSIKSRFLLQQGGVRDSSVAFCRNWPLSLEHRSRVPILVTCGRKCSIPAAYDQLNSDLGVDSADVEERFNLEDDTGFNSLSEKYPKLGRIPIGDYLDSKSEVDKSHFVDVKLELTMLTLPAIAGQALDPLAQLMETAYIGRLGSVELASAGVSISIFNIISKLFNFPLLSVATSFVAEEVTSNALKDPTSGGSGNRIPFTEISERKQLASVSTALLLAVGIGIFEALALFLGSGPFLNLIGVPSASEMFAPAQRFLKLRALGAPAVVVSLALNGIFRGFKDSKTPFICLGIGNLLAVFLFPILINYCQMGITGAAISTVVSQYIVAAAMIWYLNKKVVLLPPKIGDLKFGGYIKSGGFLIGRTLAVLLTMTLGTSMAARQGSDAMAAHQICMQVWLAVSLLTDALATSGQALIASYISKGDFETVREVTNFVLKIGVVTGVSLAAILGLSFGSLATLFTKDPKVLGIVRTGILFISATQPITALAFIFDGLHYGVSDFPYAACSMMLVGAISSAFLLYAPQLLGLPGVWSGLALFMALRMTAGFFRLLSRTGPWWFLHTDLEKAKYC, from the exons ATGACGATTACACAACTTAACGGTGGTAGACTTTCTAGTGGAATGAGAACTAGAAATAGACAGCAGAATCCAATAGccaaatcaattaaatcaagGTTTCTATTGCAACAAGGTGGAGTTCGTGATTCTAGTGTAGCATTTTGTAGGAATTGGCCCCTGTCCTTGGAGCATAGAAGTCGTGTGCCAATCTTGGTTACTTGTGGTAGAAAATGCAGTATTCCTGCGGCTTATGATCAGTTGAATTCTGATTTGGGTGTGGATTCTGCTGATGTGGAGGAGAGGTTTAATTTGGAAGATGATACTGGTTTCAACAGTTTGTCTGAAAAATACCC AAAGTTGGGAAGGATACCTATCGGTGATTATCTAGATTCCAAAAGTGAGGTTGACAAATCACATTTTGTGGATGTCAAGCTTGAGCTTACCATGCTTACTTTGCCTGCAATTGCTGGACAGGCTCTTGATCCCTTAGCACAGTTGATGGAGACTGCTTATATTGGTAGATTAG GTTCTGTTGAGTTGGCTTCTGCAGGTGTTTCTATAtcgatttttaatattatctcgAAGTTATTTAACTTTCCTCTCCTCAGTGTTGCTACTTCTTTTGTTGCTGAGGAAGTTACAAGTAATGCACTTAAGGATCCAACATCAG GAGGCAGTGGTAATAGAATACCTTTTACTGAGATAAGTGAAAGAAAGCAGCTGGCCTCAGTGTCAACGGCTTTACTGTTAGCAGTTGGGATTGGCATCTTTGAGGCCTTAGCACTATTTTTGGGTTCTGGACCGTTTCTAAACTTGATAGGTGTACCATCA GCATCTGAGATGTTTGCTCCAGCACAAAGATTTCTTAAGCTCAGAGCCCTTGGAGCTCCAGCAGTAGTGGTTTCCTTGGCTCTTAATGGCATCTTTCGTGGATTTAAAGATTCAAAGACTCCTTTTATATGTCTGG GTATTGGTAACTTGTTAGCAGTATTCTTGTTTCCCATACTGATAAATTACTGTCAGATGGGTATAACTGGAGCAGCGATATCGACTGTGGTGTCTCA GTATATTGTTGCTGCAGCAATGATCTGGTATTTGAACAAGAAAGTTGTGTTACTGCCTCCAAAGATTGGAGATCTAAAATTTGGTGGCTATATAAAATCTG GTGGCTTTCTTATAGGAAGAACTCTTGCTGTTCTGTTAACAATGACGCTGGGGACGTCAATGGCTGCTCGTCAAGGTTCAGATGCAATGGCTGCACATCAGATATGTATGCAAGTCTGGTTGGCTGTATCTCTTCTAACTGATGCACTAGCTACATCTGGTCAg GCCCTGATTGCAAGTTACATATCTAAAGGTGACTTCGAGACTGTCAGAGAGGTTACCAATTTCGTGTTGAAG ATAGGAGTAGTCACAGGTGTTTCCTTGGCTGCAATTTTGGGGCTATCTTTTGGATCATTGGCCACACTGTTCACCAAAGATCCTAAAGTTTTAGGAATTGTTAGAACTGGAATATTG TTTATCAGTGCCACTCAACCTATTACTGCGCTAGCTTTTATTTTTGATGGTCTCCATTATGGTGTTTCTGACTTTCCATATGCTGCTTGCTCTATG ATGTTGGTTGGGGCAATTTCTTCTGCATTTTTGCTATATGCTCCTCAACTTCTTGGTCTTCCTGGGGTTTGGTCAGGCTTGGCACTCTTTATGGCCTTGCGCATGACAGCAGGATTTTTCAG GTTACTTTCAAGAACTGGTCCATGGTGGTTCCTTCACACTGACTTGGAGAAAGCCAAG TACTGCTGA